Sequence from the Candidatus Angelobacter sp. genome:
TACGGTTGCGATTCTCCGTATTGTTATTACAAACCGCCTTCCCCCGGACTCCTTCGAGCGCCTCACGTTCGGGCGCGATGGCAGACTGCAAGCCCACGAGCGCGTGGCTCGTTGACTTGAGTTGGCGATAAAATATACTGCCCCTCATGGCTGCAACCGAGAAACAGGCCGCGAAGCAGAGATTCATGGCATTCCTGGGCCAGAAGAACCTCCGGTTGACAGCGCAGCGGCAGGCGATTATTGACACCGTTTTCGGCACTGAAGAGCATTTCACCGCCGAACAATTGCTGGATTGGTCGCGACGCCGGGACAGGTCCGTCTCGCGCGCGACCGTCTATCGCACCCTCCCGTTACTGACCGAAAGCGGGTTGGTGCGCGAGATGGATTTCGGCAAGGATTACAAGTATTATGATCCCAATTACGCCGACCATCCCAACCATAGCCATATCATCTGTCACGATTGCGACAAGATCGTCGAGTTTGACAGCGAAAAGATCGA
This genomic interval carries:
- a CDS encoding transcriptional repressor, translating into MAATEKQAAKQRFMAFLGQKNLRLTAQRQAIIDTVFGTEEHFTAEQLLDWSRRRDRSVSRATVYRTLPLLTESGLVREMDFGKDYKYYDPNYADHPNHSHIICHDCDKIVEFDSEKIERLESEISHRLGFEVKSQRLQITGRCEELKKLGACKKKGC